ACCTGAGCGGCTACTTCGATAGCATTCCCCATGGGAAGTTGCTGAGGATCGTGGCCAGACGGGTCAGTGACGGAGGCATTCTGAAACTGATCAAAGGCTGGCTGCGGGCACCGACCGTGGAACCCGCGGCAGGAGGCCAAGGCGGCGGAGGAGGAAATGGCGCAAACTCATGCGGTGCCCCGCAAGGAGGCGTGATTTCACCTCTGCTGGCTAATGCCTACCTCAACGCGCTGGACTGGGAAGTCAACGAACGTTGCGAACTCAAGCCTGTGATGGTGCGATACGCGGACGACTTCGTGATCCTGAGCCAGCCCGGGCAGGGTCAAGGACTGATGGAAAGGCTCAAACGGTGGCTGGATCGACGGGGACTGGTGCTCAACGAGAAGAAGACCCGCCTGGTGGATATCCGGCAGGAGGGGATCAAGTTCGTCGGGTTTGCACTGACCTGGCGACGAGGGCGAAGCGGGCGGCATTACCCGCACGTGGAAGCCCATCCCAAAAGCCTGAAGAAACTCCGGGACGGACTGCGTGAGAAACTCAATCGCGGGAGGGCTGTGGCGGACTGTCGAGGAAGTCATCACGGAGCTGAATCGGACACTCAAGGGCTGGGCGGGATATTTTCACTACGGCAACAGCAATAGGATGATGAGCACGGTGGATCGGGCCGTCTGCGGACGACTGCAGCGATGGCTGTGGCGCAAACACGGACGCTCCTTTGCATTGTGGTCCACCTATACCGCTGAAGTTCTCCATGAGTGATTCCACCTCTACCGCATGCCGGGAGCGGCCGCGCGGAGGCCGAATCGTTGAAGGCCACACGATGAATGACCCTCGGAGAGCCGGATGCGGGAAAACCGCCTGTCCGGTTCGATGAGGGGCGGAGTCCGACGGTCATTGGCCCTCGCGCCTTTCAATCCGTCGGCTCCGCCTACTCCACACGGAGGCTCCACACCTTCGCGAAAAAGGAATGGAAGCGAGCTGGTGTCGCGGCTAGGGTTATTTTAGGTGGTCTATGTTGATTAGAAAAGTTCATATTGAAAACTTCAAGCGGTGGGAACTGCTTGAAGCAGAATTGAAACCCCTTGACTGCCTGGTTGGGCCAAACAATAGCGGCAAAACCACCCTGCTTCAGGCTCTTGCTTTGTTTGATTTTGGAGTTCACCACTGCCTCAGTGGAAAGAACGGCGGCCTTGAAATCAAAAGCCGTTCCATTTCCCCGGAAGACTTTTACGTCATCCCCTGTGCGAATCCGGTTGACCTCTGGACCAATCGAAAGACGCAGGCCGCCAGCAAGCACAGAATCATCAAGATTCAGGTCCTTTTTGAAAACGAGCTCGAAGCGACGGTCTCCATTGATCTGACCTACAATCGTTTCGGTGTATCGCTGGACTGCTCAAACGACTCGCCCGAAACGCTCGATGCCCTTCGCCAGTTGCGCATCTCCTACCTGCCGGTCTTTTCCACTTTTCTCACCCAGGAAGAGCGCAAAACGCCGGCGGTCATTGAGGACGCTCTGGCTCGCGGGCGCGTCAACAGTGTCGTATGCAACTTGTTGCTCAACCTCAAGAAGGACAATCGTCAACATCTTCTGCTCGAAGTCCTTCGACGCATTTTCCCGAACCTCGCCGAAATCAACATCGAGTTCGATGAGGCAAACGATCGGTATATTTCCTTCACCTATTTGGAGAAAGGTCGCCCGAAGGAGTTTGATGTATTCATGGCCGGCAGCGGATTTCAGCAGTTCGTTTATCTCTTTGGATTCATTCATCTGCGCCAGCCGACCATCGTCCTGTTCGACGAGCCTGACGCCCATCTCGATGGGTCGTTGCAGCACGCGCTCCTTTCCGAACTTCAACGACTGGTCGCCGACGGGCGTCAGATTTTATTTGCTACGCACTCGCGCGAGATGATCACGCGCATCGACCCCTCCAACATTCTTTCCATTGAGGATGCAGGCGCCAAGCGGCTCGAACTGGCCTTTGATGTCTATGACACGCTCGACAATCTCGGCTCGCTCGACCCGACGCAACTGGCCACCATCCAGGCCTATCGCCGGGTGCTGGTGGTCGAGAACCAGTCCGACTGGGAGTTGCTCTCCATCTTCTGCGAGAAATGCCTCCCCCCTGAAGCTTGGTCTGAAATGCAACGTCGCCTGGCCGTTTGCTACGCTCGCGGCAATCCTTGGAAACAGGACATGGATCGGCTTCGTCACCAGCTCCAGCAGATGATCGCCGTCCAAGGGGCCGCACTCGAACTGTTCGTCGTCGCCGACCGCGATTACCACCCGGACCACCCCTCGCTCCTGGCGGGGTTGCCGGCCACCCATATCCAATGGCATGTTTGGCGGCGGGTGGAGATCAAGAATTATCTGCTGGACCCGGAAGGCATCGTCCGCGTCATGCACAAGCCGCAGAGCCAGATGACACTGGACGAGGTTGCCTTGCGCGCGGAACTGGAACGACTCATGGAGCAGTCCAAGGACGTCGCCAATGACCGCTTGGTCAAGGCCTTTGACGAACGCAGGCGCAAGCTTGGTGAACACTGGGACGCCGCCACGCTCTCACGCAAGGCAAGGGAATACTTGCAAGCCCATTGGGCCAATGAACGCGTCGCCCTGGCCGACGCCAAGGAAATGGTCCTGCCCGGAATCAAGCGGTGGCTCCAAGGTCAGCACCACGGTCAGTTCTCCGACCGTTCCTTGGCCGAGGCGCTCGCCCCGGAACACCTCGGGCCGGAAGTCCAGGAAGTCACCCGCAGCTTGGCAAGGTTCGCTGGCGTCTCTCTGCCGCCGACTTGATCGCGGGGCCATTTTCTCTGCTCTCCCTGCCTGGAACGCGATCAGGATGACCGGATGAATCGTTCTGCTGCGAGATCTGCGAAACGCAACCCCCGGCGAGTCAATCGAAAGCCAGATTCGTCGCGTTCCCCGAGGTGATCGCGTTCGAGGGAGGCGATGTCCTCGGCCCATTCCTCGCGGAGTTCGAGTCCGGTCACATCCTTGAATCGTTGAAAATCCCAGCCTTCATTCATGCGCAGGCCGATGGCGGCGATTTCTCCGGCGCGCGCTTTGGCCGGCAAACTTTCGCGGTTTTCCACCGCGTCCTGGCCTTGTTCGATCAAGGCGCAGTAGAGCTGCGTGCTCGCCCAATTGCGAGTGCGCGTGCCGTCCATGTAGCCTGACGCGCTGGGTCCGAGTCCGTGCCAGAATCCTCCCCGCCAGTAATTCACATTATGCCGGCAGGCCCGGGAGGGGAGGGCTTCCGTTTCATCCCAGAGGCCGCGGGCAAAGTTGGACACTTCGTATTGCGTGAATCCGGCTTGGCCGGAGAGGTCGATCAGGGCCTCGTACATCTCGCAGGCGAGTTCTTCGTTCACATCAATTTCGCCCGCCATCATCTGGTCATACAACGGAGTATCCTCTTCGAAGGTTACTTCGTAGGAGGACAAATGTTCGCTGCCCAGGGAGATCGCCTCATGCAGAGTGGCTTTCCAAATCTCCATGGTCTGGCCGGGAATGGCGAACATGAGATCGACGTTGATATTGTCGAAACCCGCTTGCCGCAGGGTTTCGAAGGAGCGGAAGACCATTTCCCGGCTGTGGACCCGCCCAAGCCGGTCGAGGAGGGCTTCGTGGAGGGATTGCACGCCCATGGAGATCCGGTTGATGCCAAATTCGCGCCACAGCCTGGCTTTTTCCAGGGACACCGTTGCGGGATTGCATTCGATGGTCCACTCGCGAGCGCCCAAGAGATCGAGGGCCTGCATCTTCTCCAGCAAGCGTTGCCATTCGCTGGTGGGAAGCAGGGAAGGGGTGCCTCCTCCGAAGAAAACGGTGCCTTTGCCGAATCGGAGGGCGCGTTTTTCCAGTTCCACTTCGAGACACGACACATAGCGTGTCATGTCGGCGCCGCGGGTGGGCTCCGAATAAAAGGCGCAATACTCGCATTTCCGCGAGCAGAAGGGGACGTGGACGTACAGACTGTCCACGCTGGAGTGCGGGAGCGTCACTCCGGATTACGCCTGGCTGCGCTGAACGTTCTGCGCTTTGAGTCCCTTGTCGCCTTCAATGATCTCGAAATTCACCATTTCGCCTTCCAGCAATGTCTTGAAGCCCTGGCCTTGAATGGCCGTATGGTGAACGAAGATATCCTGACCGCCTTCCTGGATGATGAAGCCAAAACCCTTCTTATTGTCGAACCACTTAACTTTTCCACTAGCCATAGATAATCCTTACAGGCTGTGCCACGCATTGAGTTGGTTGCCTCGCGAACGCAATCCAGCCATGAAGCACACCGGTCGCGCCAAAGAGGATGAGGGGATTTACCCTCCAAGCGTGCCCTTACGTCAAGAATTAGTTTGGCTCTACTCGTGATCGTGATCCGCGGTCACGGTCGATCCATCTGAAGGCGGTATCCAGGTCGAGGGTTTCCATTCGAGCTGCGTCACGAACCTTGACCTCAAAAACGAAAGATTTTCATTGCCGCCAGCGGGTTAACCTTCCCCATCATGCTGTCCGTGCTTTCCCATGGTTGTCCGATCCGCGTGCGCCAACGTTTTAGCGCATGGATATCCGCTTGGGGGATGCTGCTGGCTGGATCGGTGGGCTGGATCGACGGATTCGGTGCTACTCCAGGCGACAGCAAAGGACTCGAATCTTTCCCTCTGGCGGTGGCGTCCGGAGGGTCACCCGGGTTTTCGTTGCTCAGCCCGGCGGAAACGGGGGTGACCTTTACCAACACGCTTTCCGAGCTCGCCGGAGCGAGGAATCGGGTGCTGGTTGATGGATCGGGCGTGGCTTTGGGGGATTACGATCGCGACGGTCGAACCGATGTTTTCCTCTGCGGCTTAGAAACCACCAGCGGGTTGTTCAGGAATCTTGGCGGTTTTCGTTTCGCGCGAGCCAATGAGTCGTCCGGATTGCGTCTTGAGGGGGGGCTTTATCGGGGGGCCGTTTTTGCGGATATCAATGCGGACGGCTGGCTCGACCTGCTCGCCACGGCCACGGGCCGGGGAGTTCTGTTGTGGACCAATGACGGCCGAGGTGGATTCGCCGGGTCGGGCAATCCCCGGCGGATCCATTCCGCTTCCGGTGCGATGACGCTGGCTTTGGCGGATGTCGATGGGAATGGAACCCTGGATGTGTACGTCACCTGTTATCGTGGCGAGGATGTGCGCGATCAACCGAGCGTGGAGCTGCATCGGGTGGATGGGAAACTGGTGGTTCCCCCTGGTTTGCGGGATCGCTTTCTCGTTTCGCGAGAGCGGGTGTTCGAGAGGGGCGA
The DNA window shown above is from Verrucomicrobiota bacterium and carries:
- the hemW gene encoding radical SAM family heme chaperone HemW; the encoded protein is MTLPHSSVDSLYVHVPFCSRKCEYCAFYSEPTRGADMTRYVSCLEVELEKRALRFGKGTVFFGGGTPSLLPTSEWQRLLEKMQALDLLGAREWTIECNPATVSLEKARLWREFGINRISMGVQSLHEALLDRLGRVHSREMVFRSFETLRQAGFDNINVDLMFAIPGQTMEIWKATLHEAISLGSEHLSSYEVTFEEDTPLYDQMMAGEIDVNEELACEMYEALIDLSGQAGFTQYEVSNFARGLWDETEALPSRACRHNVNYWRGGFWHGLGPSASGYMDGTRTRNWASTQLYCALIEQGQDAVENRESLPAKARAGEIAAIGLRMNEGWDFQRFKDVTGLELREEWAEDIASLERDHLGERDESGFRLTRRGLRFADLAAERFIRSS
- a CDS encoding cold shock domain-containing protein translates to MASGKVKWFDNKKGFGFIIQEGGQDIFVHHTAIQGQGFKTLLEGEMVNFEIIEGDKGLKAQNVQRSQA